In Dermacentor albipictus isolate Rhodes 1998 colony chromosome 6, USDA_Dalb.pri_finalv2, whole genome shotgun sequence, the following proteins share a genomic window:
- the LOC135895753 gene encoding uncharacterized protein isoform X3, with amino-acid sequence MDRMLEHYENECTFHIVECFRCGEGVQYKDMPTHYAAGCSAGVSAAITESSEHTALTLAAVNAALAAVNAALADVKATLGCLNHDQLLPVIQSQLNERTEQVRNQQTRFGEITRELGACEHNLKAEMAQITAATSSPVSHKRTSQQNPLEEASTSRSQSFHSGQDLILGKLERLAHLENGEETFPKPDFGRVVARWETLYGSFRHLMSALSALTSIKRIGCMEYWLTLENCEEIIACHGRKKKFAEIKVWHMRDTYFTIEVWKDCVALESHLLVQIEFNGTLVDSKCWPPFWSVHAVDQEDAFNQSSLTPGRKNCLCKRDDPSLLHFHLKFATSIVSLEIDGYLRDGKMAFHILLSSTDLNGGIRGAP; translated from the coding sequence ATGGACCGCATGCTGGAACACTACgagaacgagtgcacatttcacaTCGTGGAATGTTTTCGATGCGGCGAGGGAGTCCAGTACAAAGACATGCCAACGCACTACGCGGCCGGATGCAGTGCCGGTGTTTCTGCCGCGATCACAGAGTCCTCGGAGCATACAGCACTGACCCTTGCAGCCGTGAACGCTGCTCTTGCAGCCGTGAACGCTGCTCTTGCAGACGTGAAGGCGACGTTGGGATGCCTCAACCACGACCAGCTGCTGCCAGTGATCCAGAGTCAGTTGAATGAGCGCACAGAACAAGTCAGAAACCAGCAAACCAGATTCGGTGAGATTACTCGCGAGCTCGGAGCATGCGAGCACAACTTAAAGGCCGAGATGGCTCAAATCACCGCCGCGACTTCTTCGCCCGTGTCGCACAAGCGGACGTCTCAGCAAAATCCATTGGAAGAAGCCAGCACGTCGAGGTCGCAGTCGTTCCACTCGGGACAGGATCTGATACTTGGAAAGTTGGAGCGTTTAGCGCACCTGGAAAACGGGGAGGAAACCTTCCCAAAGCCTGATTTCGGCCGTGTCGTTGCTCGTTGGGAGACATTGTATGGTAGCTTTCGGCATTTGATGAGTGCGCTGTCAGCACTCACTTCAATTAAACGAATTGGGTGCATGGAATATTGGCTGACCCTAGAAAACTGTGAGGAAATCATTGCGTGccatggaaggaaaaaaaagtttgctGAGATTAAGGTGTGGCACATGAGGGACACGTACTTTACAATTGAAGTTTGGAAGGACTGCGTTGCTCTTGAATCTCACCTCCTTGTGCAGATCGAGTTTAACGGGACGCTGGTGGACTCTAAGTGTTGGCCGCCTTTCTGGAGCGTGCACGCGGTGGATCAAGAAGACGCATTCAATCAAAGTTCGTTGACTCCCGGTCGCAAGAATTGTTTGTGCAAGCGCGATGATCCCTCATTGCTGCACTTCCACCTCAAATTTGCTACAAGCATTGTCTCGCTGGAAATTGACGGCTACCTCCGAGACGGAAAGATGGCGTTTCATATCTTGCTCAGCAGTACAGATCTGAACGGTGGGATCAGAGGAGCACCCTAA